One genomic region from Nymphalis io chromosome 18, ilAglIoxx1.1, whole genome shotgun sequence encodes:
- the LOC126775499 gene encoding uncharacterized protein LOC126775499 — MFKIVCVTVLALMFVGNSQQYPQGGGGGGDAGGSFGGGFQAGAGGGFGAGGSDGGQASGGVNGGAGFSIGAGGGAGAGAGGGK, encoded by the exons atgtttaaaattgtttgtgtaACGGTCTTAGCTCTAATGTTCGTTGGAaat aGTCAACAGTATCCACAAGGAG gtGGCGGTGGCGGTGACGCTGGCGGTAGTTTTGGAG gaGGATTTCAAGCTGGAGCTGGTGGGGGTTTCGGAG CTGGCGGGTCTGATGGTGGTCAAGCTAGTGGTGGCGTAAATG gTGGTGCAGGATTTAGTATAGGAGCTGGTGGTGGTGCAGGAGCTGGCGCTGGAGGCGGAAAGTAG